A single region of the Sporichthyaceae bacterium genome encodes:
- a CDS encoding DMT family transporter — MRGTRGAVAVPTGAGRAWGGIAAADLGVLMLASLAVSTSGPMIAALAAPALAIAFWRNAFGAAVTAAAISTRASKRAEFASLTWRQILVTTGAGVLLAAHFACWTPSVSYTTVASATALVCAQPVWTALGSRLAGRAVSRATWTGIGISLAAVVLLTGSDLAVSGRALTGDLLALVAGALAAAYTGAGEVARRTVSTGVYTSLCYGVCALTLLIAALIGRVQLTGFDTEVWLRLVALTTTAQLLGHTLFNRVVGRVGATVVATAILFEVPGAAIIAAIFLHQHPPATAIPAGLLLLLGVFVVVRAEGARLAGHALPVD, encoded by the coding sequence ATGAGGGGAACGCGGGGCGCGGTGGCCGTGCCCACTGGCGCCGGCCGGGCGTGGGGCGGCATCGCCGCCGCCGACCTGGGCGTGCTGATGCTGGCCAGCCTGGCGGTGTCCACGTCCGGTCCGATGATCGCGGCACTGGCCGCGCCGGCCCTGGCGATCGCCTTCTGGCGCAACGCGTTCGGGGCCGCGGTGACCGCCGCAGCGATCAGCACCCGGGCGTCAAAGCGGGCGGAGTTCGCATCGCTGACGTGGCGTCAGATTCTTGTTACCACCGGGGCCGGCGTGTTGTTGGCGGCGCACTTCGCGTGTTGGACGCCCAGCGTCAGCTACACCACGGTGGCCTCTGCCACCGCGTTGGTGTGCGCGCAGCCGGTGTGGACCGCATTGGGCTCGCGGTTGGCCGGGCGAGCGGTATCGCGTGCCACCTGGACCGGCATCGGCATTTCGTTGGCCGCAGTGGTGTTGCTCACCGGATCCGACCTCGCGGTGTCCGGGCGGGCGCTGACCGGTGACCTGTTGGCGCTGGTGGCCGGCGCGCTGGCCGCGGCCTACACCGGAGCCGGGGAGGTGGCGCGGCGCACGGTGAGCACCGGGGTCTACACCTCGCTTTGTTACGGCGTCTGCGCGCTGACACTGTTGATCGCGGCCCTGATCGGTCGGGTGCAACTGACCGGTTTCGACACCGAGGTGTGGCTGCGCCTGGTGGCGCTGACCACCACCGCGCAACTGCTCGGCCACACACTGTTCAACCGCGTGGTGGGCCGGGTCGGGGCCACCGTGGTGGCCACCGCGATCCTGTTCGAGGTCCCCGGCGCGGCCATCATCGCCGCGATCTTCCTGCACCAACACCCGCCCGCCACCGCCATCCCGGCCGGCCTGCTGCTGCTCCTCGGGGTGTTCGTCGTGGTGCGGGCCGAGGGCGCCCGCCTGGCGGGGCACGCCCTGCCCGTGGACTGA